From one Amycolatopsis sp. FDAARGOS 1241 genomic stretch:
- a CDS encoding ROK family protein, protein MSRSAPARAPITSPAAATVFTTVLTQGPVSRVDVARRTGLSSAAVTKAARPFIEAGYLEELASAERTAPGAGRPANPLAIRPDREYFIGVKITGDDLIGVVTDLQAQIRVAKHHALTSHDVDHVVRALTDLVAELLAGSAPDGATSFRDRAYCLGVAVSGDVDRDSGLVRYSPFLGWRDVPLAELLEDSTGLATTLENDVKALTVAEQWFGEGVGAASFALVTVGTGIGSALVLDGRLVGGAHGVAGEIGHVPVAGMGTDGPACHCGGTGCVEAIASTEAIVASARRAAGDPALTLAEAVARARAGDEPLRAVFANAGHAIGLGLGALVNLFGPERIVVSGEGVATYDLFEEQIRRTFAEQAFGSAARCGLVIRPLPFEEWARGAAAVAVQSLFVSDRL, encoded by the coding sequence ATGTCACGCAGTGCACCGGCAAGGGCGCCGATCACGAGTCCCGCCGCGGCCACCGTGTTCACCACGGTGCTGACCCAGGGTCCGGTCAGCCGCGTGGACGTCGCCCGCCGCACAGGCCTGTCGTCCGCGGCCGTCACCAAGGCCGCGCGCCCGTTCATCGAAGCCGGTTACCTCGAAGAGCTCGCCTCCGCAGAACGCACGGCGCCGGGCGCGGGCCGCCCCGCGAACCCGCTCGCCATCCGGCCCGACCGCGAGTACTTCATCGGCGTCAAGATCACCGGCGACGACCTCATCGGCGTGGTCACCGACCTGCAGGCGCAGATCCGCGTCGCGAAGCACCACGCGCTGACCAGCCACGACGTCGACCACGTCGTGCGCGCGCTCACCGACCTCGTCGCCGAGCTGCTGGCCGGCTCGGCGCCCGACGGTGCGACGAGCTTCCGCGACCGCGCCTACTGCCTGGGCGTCGCCGTGTCCGGCGACGTCGACCGCGACTCCGGTCTCGTGCGCTACTCGCCGTTCCTCGGGTGGCGCGACGTGCCGCTGGCCGAGCTGCTCGAGGACAGCACCGGGCTCGCGACCACGCTCGAGAACGACGTGAAGGCGCTGACCGTCGCCGAGCAGTGGTTCGGCGAAGGCGTTGGTGCGGCGTCGTTCGCGCTGGTCACCGTCGGCACCGGGATAGGGAGCGCGCTCGTGCTCGACGGCCGGCTCGTCGGCGGCGCGCACGGGGTGGCCGGCGAGATCGGGCACGTCCCGGTCGCCGGCATGGGCACCGACGGCCCGGCCTGCCACTGCGGCGGCACGGGCTGCGTGGAGGCGATCGCGTCGACCGAGGCGATCGTCGCGAGCGCGCGCCGGGCCGCCGGGGATCCGGCGCTCACGCTGGCCGAGGCCGTCGCGCGGGCGCGGGCCGGGGACGAGCCACTGCGGGCCGTCTTCGCGAACGCGGGCCATGCCATCGGGCTCGGTCTCGGCGCACTGGTCAACCTCTTCGGCCCGGAACGCATCGTCGTCTCGGGTGAGGGCGTGGCCACCTACGACCTCTTCGAGGAGCAGATCCGCCGCACGTTCGCGGAGCAGGCCTTCGGCAGTGCCGCCCGGTGCGGCCTGGTGATCCGCCCGCTGCCGTTCGAGGAGTGGGCACGGGGCGCCGCCGCTGTCGCCGTTCAGAGTCTTTTCGTGTCCGACCGCTTGTGA
- a CDS encoding CoA transferase subunit A — protein MARVLSLGEAIAELVHDGDTVALEGFTHLIPVEAGHEIIRQGRKNLTLVRMTPDIVYDQLIGAGCASKLIFSWGGNPGVGSLHRFRDAVQHGWPVPLEIEEHSHAGMANRYVAGASGLPFAVLRGYTGTDLPAQTDTIKPITCPFTGERLTAVPALNPDVTIIHAQRADRAGNVQLWGIAGVQKEAVLAAKRSLVTVEEVVDELEPRPGAVVLPTWAVTAVAEAPGGAKPSYAAGYYERDNSAYQAWDPIGRDREEFTKWLNELTGVKA, from the coding sequence ATGGCTAGGGTGCTGTCGCTCGGCGAGGCGATCGCCGAGCTGGTCCACGACGGGGACACCGTCGCGCTCGAGGGGTTCACACACCTGATCCCGGTGGAGGCCGGGCACGAGATCATCCGGCAGGGGCGCAAGAACCTCACGCTGGTGCGGATGACCCCCGACATCGTGTACGACCAGCTGATCGGCGCCGGCTGCGCGAGCAAGCTGATCTTCTCGTGGGGTGGCAACCCCGGTGTGGGGTCGCTGCACCGGTTCCGCGACGCCGTGCAGCACGGCTGGCCGGTGCCGCTGGAGATCGAGGAGCACAGCCACGCGGGCATGGCCAACCGGTACGTGGCCGGTGCCTCCGGCTTGCCGTTTGCGGTGCTGCGCGGGTACACGGGCACCGACCTGCCGGCGCAGACGGACACGATCAAGCCGATCACGTGCCCGTTCACCGGTGAGCGGCTCACGGCCGTGCCGGCGCTGAACCCCGACGTCACGATCATCCACGCCCAGCGCGCCGACCGCGCGGGCAACGTGCAGCTGTGGGGCATCGCGGGCGTGCAGAAGGAGGCGGTGCTGGCGGCGAAGCGGTCGCTGGTCACCGTCGAGGAGGTCGTCGACGAGCTGGAGCCGCGGCCGGGCGCGGTCGTGCTGCCCACGTGGGCCGTCACCGCCGTGGCCGAGGCGCCGGGTGGCGCGAAGCCGTCGTACGCGGCGGGGTACTACGAGCGCGACAACTCGGCCTACCAGGCATGGGACCCGATCGGACGTGACCGCGAGGAGTTCACCAAGTGGCTGAACGAGCTGACCGGGGTGAAGGCATGA
- the pcaC gene encoding 4-carboxymuconolactone decarboxylase: MKVRREVLGDEHVDRATARTTEFSKPFQEYITEAAWGSIWTRDGLDRKTRSCITLAALTALHCHDELAMHVRAAIRNGLTAAEIREVLMHTGVYAGVPAANTAMAIAQRTLAELGEPTAQVPDAG; this comes from the coding sequence ATGAAGGTGCGCCGTGAAGTCCTCGGCGACGAGCACGTGGACCGCGCGACGGCGCGGACCACCGAGTTCAGCAAGCCGTTCCAGGAGTACATCACCGAAGCGGCCTGGGGTTCGATCTGGACGCGCGACGGTCTGGACCGCAAGACCCGCAGCTGCATCACACTGGCCGCGCTCACCGCGCTGCACTGCCACGACGAGCTCGCGATGCATGTCCGCGCGGCGATCCGCAACGGCCTCACCGCCGCGGAGATCCGTGAGGTGCTGATGCACACGGGCGTGTACGCCGGCGTACCCGCGGCCAACACGGCGATGGCGATCGCCCAGCGCACGCTGGCCGAACTCGGCGAGCCGACGGCGCAGGTCCCCGACGCCGGATAG
- a CDS encoding thiolase family protein: MSDVFLFDAIRTAFGRHGGALSKVRPDDLAATVLRSLAARNDLDPSTVDEVLFGDANGAGEDNRNVARMATLLAGWPTSVPGGTLNRLCGSGLDAVMQASRTIQVGDASLIAVGGVESMSRAPLVMAKPDKAFPAANQTLYNSALGWRMVNPAMPEEYVISNGDSTEYLAQRYGISREEQDEFAVRSHVNAARAWDEGFYDNHVVPVEGVELARDEGIRPDSTMEKLAKLKPAFKRDGGTVTAGNSSPINDGASALLLGDEAAGKRLGKAPLARIAGRGAAGVDPNVFGIGPVRAAEIALERAGIGWDDVAAVELNEAFAAQSLACLKDWKELDPALVNVHGGAIAIGHPLGASGGRILGTLAYRLQQTGGRYGVAAICIGVGQGLAVVIERQ; encoded by the coding sequence ATGAGCGACGTATTCCTGTTCGACGCGATCCGCACCGCGTTCGGCCGCCACGGCGGCGCGCTGTCGAAGGTGCGGCCCGACGATCTCGCGGCGACTGTGCTGCGCTCGCTCGCCGCGCGCAACGACCTCGATCCGTCCACTGTGGACGAGGTACTCTTCGGCGACGCCAACGGTGCCGGCGAGGATAACCGCAACGTGGCGCGCATGGCCACGCTGCTGGCCGGCTGGCCGACGTCGGTCCCGGGCGGCACGCTCAACCGCCTGTGCGGGTCCGGGCTCGATGCCGTGATGCAGGCGAGCCGCACGATCCAGGTGGGCGACGCGTCGCTCATCGCCGTCGGCGGCGTGGAGTCCATGAGCCGCGCGCCGCTCGTCATGGCCAAACCGGACAAGGCGTTCCCGGCCGCCAACCAGACGCTGTACAACTCCGCGCTGGGCTGGCGCATGGTCAACCCGGCCATGCCGGAGGAGTACGTGATCTCCAACGGCGACTCCACCGAGTACCTCGCGCAGCGCTACGGCATCAGCCGCGAGGAGCAGGACGAATTCGCGGTGCGCAGCCACGTCAACGCCGCTCGCGCGTGGGACGAGGGCTTCTACGACAACCACGTCGTGCCGGTCGAGGGTGTCGAGCTCGCCCGCGACGAGGGCATCCGGCCGGACTCCACGATGGAGAAGCTGGCCAAGCTGAAGCCGGCGTTCAAGCGCGACGGCGGCACCGTCACGGCGGGCAACTCCTCGCCGATCAACGACGGCGCATCGGCGCTGTTGCTCGGCGACGAGGCCGCGGGCAAGCGGCTCGGCAAGGCGCCGCTGGCCCGCATCGCCGGGCGCGGGGCCGCGGGTGTCGACCCGAACGTCTTCGGCATCGGCCCGGTGCGCGCGGCGGAGATCGCGCTGGAGCGCGCGGGCATCGGCTGGGACGACGTGGCGGCCGTGGAGCTCAACGAGGCGTTCGCCGCGCAGTCGCTGGCGTGCCTGAAGGACTGGAAGGAGCTCGACCCCGCGCTCGTGAACGTCCACGGCGGGGCCATCGCGATCGGGCACCCGCTCGGCGCGTCCGGGGGCCGGATCCTCGGCACGCTCGCCTACCGGCTGCAGCAGACGGGCGGGCGCTACGGCGTCGCCGCGATCTGCATCGGGGTGGGCCAGGGGCTCGCCGTCGTCATCGAACGCCAGTGA
- a CDS encoding carbohydrate ABC transporter permease, translated as MAVLTGNAPAVPAKVRDRSGGWGRVPKYLLAGVLVLIFLLPFYIMVRNALMTRAQVASPEWSWLPDPLSWVNFGDLFADPSVPMGHALLNSLVIAVITAPVGTMFGSMAGYALARIDVPGRRAVFTYVLVTLMIPQSVTFVPTFVVVGAMGGVNTEWGIIAPNLFSAFTVILFRNFYLRFPAEIEEAGRLDGLGYLGVYRRLVLPNSGAMIASLGALMFIESWNSFLWPLVIGQDPSSWTAQIALSTFLTAQTINLPALFAGALVTIAPLVAMFLVAQRFIVRGIAASGLKE; from the coding sequence ATGGCTGTGCTGACCGGGAACGCGCCGGCGGTGCCGGCGAAGGTGCGCGACCGCTCGGGCGGCTGGGGCCGGGTCCCGAAGTACCTGCTCGCCGGCGTGCTCGTGCTGATCTTCCTGCTGCCGTTCTACATCATGGTGCGCAACGCCCTGATGACGCGGGCGCAGGTCGCTTCGCCCGAGTGGTCCTGGCTGCCGGACCCGCTGTCGTGGGTGAACTTCGGCGACCTGTTCGCCGACCCGTCGGTGCCGATGGGCCACGCGCTGCTCAACTCGCTGGTGATCGCCGTGATCACGGCACCGGTGGGCACGATGTTCGGCTCGATGGCGGGGTACGCGCTCGCGCGGATCGACGTGCCGGGGCGGCGCGCGGTGTTCACCTACGTGCTGGTGACGCTGATGATCCCGCAGTCGGTGACGTTCGTGCCGACCTTCGTGGTGGTCGGCGCGATGGGCGGGGTGAACACGGAGTGGGGCATCATCGCGCCGAACCTGTTCAGCGCGTTCACCGTGATCCTGTTCCGCAACTTCTATCTGCGGTTCCCGGCGGAGATCGAGGAGGCGGGCCGGCTCGACGGGCTCGGTTACCTGGGCGTGTACCGCCGGCTCGTGCTGCCCAACTCCGGCGCGATGATCGCTTCGCTCGGGGCGCTGATGTTCATCGAGAGCTGGAACTCCTTCCTGTGGCCGCTGGTCATCGGGCAGGACCCGTCGTCGTGGACGGCCCAGATCGCGCTCTCGACGTTCCTCACCGCGCAGACGATCAACCTGCCGGCGCTGTTCGCCGGCGCGCTCGTGACCATCGCTCCGCTGGTGGCGATGTTCCTGGTGGCGCAACGGTTCATCGTCCGCGGCATCGCGGCGAGCGGCCTGAAGGAGTAG
- the pcaH gene encoding protocatechuate 3,4-dioxygenase subunit beta — protein MASPTDLRLPRYPREPEGTNAPLDYQGYRSTKLRHPSQPLVLLPQMLTEVTGPLLGPGRLGELDNDLTRQHDGEPQGQRIIVSGRLLDGDGRPIRNSLVEIWQANAGGRYRHTGDRWPSPLDPNFDGLGRALTDDDGRYEFTTIKPGAYPWKNHDNAWRPAHIHFSVFGSAFTQRLVTQMYFPDDPLFSQDPIFNSIPDEKARERMISRFNLERTVPEWAMAFDFDIVVRGREQSVFEDEEDED, from the coding sequence GTGGCCTCACCCACCGATCTCCGCCTGCCCCGCTATCCGCGGGAGCCGGAGGGGACGAACGCTCCATTGGACTACCAGGGTTACCGGTCCACAAAGCTGCGCCACCCCTCGCAGCCGCTGGTCCTGCTCCCGCAGATGCTGACCGAGGTTACGGGTCCGCTGCTCGGTCCGGGCCGCCTCGGCGAACTCGACAACGACCTCACGCGCCAGCACGACGGCGAGCCCCAGGGCCAGCGCATCATCGTCAGCGGCCGGCTCCTCGACGGTGACGGGCGCCCGATCCGCAACTCGCTCGTCGAGATCTGGCAGGCCAACGCCGGTGGCCGCTACCGCCACACCGGCGACCGCTGGCCGTCGCCGCTCGACCCGAACTTCGACGGGCTCGGCCGCGCGCTGACCGACGACGACGGGCGCTACGAGTTCACCACCATCAAGCCCGGCGCGTACCCGTGGAAGAACCACGACAACGCCTGGCGCCCCGCGCACATCCACTTCTCCGTGTTCGGCTCGGCGTTCACGCAGCGGCTGGTCACGCAGATGTACTTCCCGGACGACCCGCTCTTCTCGCAGGACCCGATCTTCAACTCGATCCCCGACGAGAAGGCTCGCGAGCGCATGATCTCCCGCTTCAACCTGGAGCGCACGGTGCCGGAGTGGGCGATGGCGTTCGACTTCGACATCGTCGTGCGGGGTCGTGAGCAGTCGGTGTTCGAGGACGAGGAGGACGAGGACTGA
- a CDS encoding ABC transporter substrate-binding protein, translating to MALSPSLSRRSFLVGSVLFAGGAALAGCTSDPLNKNSGAAGGAKVTLNQWYHAYGESGTQQAVQRYAQEFTKANPDIAIKVSWIAGDYETKLNSALLTADAPDLFEIGDFRYQNVKNGLLAPLDDIVDPVKGDFSKAALDTATVDGKIYGVKTIDDVMMLYYRKSVLQAAGVKPPTTFAELLDATRKLTTGKQKGLYVGTDGVGEAATLLLWSSGADFFDPSGKKISFATPEAIAAIAGLKQLHETGGLLQGYPTDWSDPGAFADSATAMQWGGLWSLPDINKAVGDDFGVVPWPKFGDAGRQVARVGGWYQLANAKSKNLDAAKKFINWLWIQQADLQKDWCVKYGFHIPARKEVAAQTTEFSSGAAKDAVTISQQNGLSYSGLWNKASATLFLQAATKIANGQADPAAELGDAAKKAQSEVDKQLA from the coding sequence ATGGCCCTGTCCCCATCGTTGTCGCGCAGGAGCTTCCTCGTCGGCTCCGTGCTGTTCGCCGGGGGAGCCGCCCTGGCGGGCTGCACCTCCGACCCGCTGAACAAGAACTCCGGCGCCGCGGGCGGGGCCAAGGTCACGCTGAACCAGTGGTACCACGCGTATGGCGAGTCGGGCACGCAGCAGGCCGTGCAGCGCTACGCGCAGGAATTCACCAAGGCCAACCCGGACATCGCGATCAAGGTCAGCTGGATCGCCGGTGACTACGAGACGAAGCTCAACTCGGCCCTGCTCACCGCCGACGCGCCGGACCTGTTCGAGATCGGCGACTTCAGGTACCAGAACGTCAAGAACGGCTTGCTGGCGCCGCTCGACGACATCGTCGACCCGGTCAAGGGCGACTTCTCCAAGGCTGCGCTGGACACCGCGACCGTCGACGGCAAGATCTACGGCGTCAAGACGATCGACGACGTCATGATGCTGTACTACCGCAAGAGCGTGCTCCAAGCCGCCGGCGTGAAGCCGCCGACGACGTTCGCCGAACTCCTCGACGCGACCCGGAAACTCACCACGGGCAAGCAGAAGGGCCTCTACGTCGGCACCGATGGGGTGGGCGAAGCGGCAACGCTGCTGCTCTGGTCGTCGGGCGCCGACTTCTTCGACCCGAGCGGGAAGAAGATCTCGTTCGCCACGCCGGAGGCGATCGCCGCGATCGCCGGGCTCAAGCAGCTGCACGAAACCGGCGGCCTGCTGCAGGGCTATCCCACCGACTGGTCCGACCCGGGCGCGTTCGCCGACAGCGCCACCGCGATGCAGTGGGGCGGCCTGTGGTCACTGCCGGACATCAACAAGGCCGTGGGCGACGACTTCGGCGTCGTGCCGTGGCCGAAGTTCGGCGACGCGGGCCGGCAGGTCGCGCGCGTCGGCGGCTGGTACCAGCTGGCCAACGCCAAGAGCAAGAACCTCGACGCGGCCAAGAAGTTCATCAACTGGCTGTGGATCCAGCAGGCGGACCTCCAGAAGGACTGGTGCGTCAAGTACGGCTTCCACATCCCGGCGCGCAAGGAGGTCGCGGCGCAGACGACCGAGTTCTCCAGCGGTGCGGCCAAGGACGCCGTCACGATCTCGCAGCAGAACGGGCTGTCGTACTCGGGCCTGTGGAACAAGGCGTCGGCGACGCTGTTCCTGCAGGCGGCCACGAAGATCGCCAACGGCCAGGCCGATCCCGCCGCCGAGCTCGGCGACGCGGCGAAGAAGGCCCAGTCCGAAGTCGACAAGCAGCTCGCCTGA
- the pcaD gene encoding 3-oxoadipate enol-lactonase, protein MRVHRVVEGPGDGPVVVFSNSIGSDHRMWEPQVAPLVERGYRVVRYDTRGHGASPVPDGPYELSDLGADVVALLDDLGVEQAHLVGLSLGGMTGMWLGIHAPERLRSLTLCCTSAKLGPPEMWADRARLVRAEGTAVIAEAGVGRWVTPAYAQAHPDQVAFLRRMMEDCPDEGYAACCGVIERMALLADLPKISLPTLVIAGADDPATPPDPHGTLIAEGVPGARLEVVASAAHLGSYEQPEEFTRLILRHITEGAQ, encoded by the coding sequence GTGCGGGTGCACCGGGTCGTCGAAGGTCCCGGCGATGGCCCGGTGGTGGTGTTCTCCAATTCGATCGGCAGTGATCACCGTATGTGGGAGCCACAGGTGGCGCCGCTCGTCGAGCGCGGCTACCGGGTCGTGCGGTACGACACGCGCGGCCACGGCGCGTCGCCGGTGCCGGACGGGCCGTACGAGTTGAGCGACCTCGGTGCTGACGTCGTGGCGCTGCTCGACGACCTGGGTGTCGAGCAGGCGCACCTCGTCGGGCTCTCGCTCGGCGGGATGACCGGCATGTGGCTCGGGATCCACGCGCCCGAACGGCTGCGGAGCCTCACGTTGTGCTGCACGTCGGCGAAGCTCGGCCCGCCGGAGATGTGGGCGGACCGGGCGCGCCTGGTGCGCGCCGAGGGCACGGCGGTGATCGCCGAGGCGGGCGTCGGGCGCTGGGTCACACCGGCGTACGCGCAGGCACACCCCGATCAGGTCGCGTTCCTGCGGCGGATGATGGAGGACTGCCCGGACGAGGGCTACGCCGCGTGCTGCGGCGTGATCGAGCGGATGGCCCTGCTCGCCGACCTGCCGAAGATCAGCTTGCCGACGCTCGTCATCGCCGGTGCGGACGATCCCGCGACGCCGCCGGACCCCCACGGCACGCTCATCGCCGAAGGCGTGCCCGGCGCGCGGCTCGAAGTCGTCGCTTCGGCGGCGCACCTGGGCAGTTACGAGCAGCCGGAGGAATTCACCCGGCTGATCCTGCGGCACATCACGGAAGGAGCGCAGTGA
- the pcaG gene encoding protocatechuate 3,4-dioxygenase subunit alpha yields the protein MGELLTTPSQTVGPYLSIGLPWEDGPFVVPEGTEGAFWIRGTVTDGAGAVVPDAMIETWQADPQGGFDHPDDPRGRSESGFRAFGRCPTDENGEYRILTLLPGVLPGEQGEQARHIDVSVFARGLLNRVVTRIYFEDQDNSGDAVLASVPAERRDTLVAKKTDDGYRFDVRLQGDGETVFFQL from the coding sequence ATGGGCGAGTTGCTCACGACGCCGTCGCAGACCGTCGGGCCGTACCTGTCGATCGGGCTGCCGTGGGAAGACGGGCCGTTCGTGGTGCCGGAGGGCACCGAAGGCGCGTTCTGGATCCGCGGCACGGTGACCGACGGCGCCGGCGCCGTGGTGCCGGACGCGATGATCGAGACCTGGCAGGCCGACCCGCAGGGCGGGTTCGACCACCCGGACGACCCGCGGGGCCGCAGTGAGTCGGGCTTCCGCGCGTTCGGCCGCTGCCCGACGGACGAGAACGGCGAATACCGCATCCTCACGTTGCTGCCGGGTGTGCTGCCCGGTGAGCAGGGTGAGCAGGCGCGCCACATCGACGTGTCGGTGTTCGCGCGCGGTCTGCTCAATCGCGTGGTCACGCGGATCTACTTCGAGGACCAGGACAACTCGGGCGACGCGGTGCTGGCGAGCGTACCGGCCGAGCGCCGGGACACGCTGGTGGCGAAGAAGACCGACGACGGCTACCGCTTCGACGTGCGGCTGCAGGGCGACGGCGAGACGGTTTTCTTCCAGCTCTGA
- a CDS encoding carbohydrate ABC transporter permease, translating to MAVSSPAAVSPKTSRAAAPAKRRRRRVDWRAIGAFTVLTAPVVIGLGVFKYVAIAWSFLLSFNDARGTISLGKWIGFDNYTFLLSDSAFRDSLLIIALFTVFIVPVTFAASLGLAVLVNSIRRGKAFFRTVFLIPGAVSYVVAALVWKMALFNGLPSGVANALGGLFGTDPVPWLSQTSPPVYWVAVVTLRLWLQVGLYMILFLAGLQAISPSLYEAGELDGTSKWQAFRYITLPQLRNTSVAVLLLILIAAFQAFDEFYNLFGTGLTGTATAPVKPPLVYLYDSALGDQNYGVGSAGAFLLTVIIVAITLLQGKFVGFGKKD from the coding sequence ATGGCTGTCTCGTCGCCGGCGGCGGTGTCGCCGAAGACCTCCCGTGCGGCGGCGCCCGCGAAGCGCCGCCGCCGGCGGGTGGACTGGCGCGCGATCGGCGCGTTCACGGTGCTCACCGCGCCGGTGGTGATCGGGCTCGGCGTGTTCAAGTACGTCGCGATCGCGTGGAGCTTCCTGCTCTCGTTCAACGACGCGCGCGGCACGATCTCGCTGGGCAAGTGGATCGGCTTCGACAACTACACGTTCCTGCTGTCCGACTCCGCGTTCCGCGACTCGCTGCTGATCATCGCGCTGTTCACGGTGTTCATCGTGCCGGTCACGTTCGCCGCGTCGCTCGGGCTGGCCGTGCTGGTCAACAGCATCCGGCGCGGCAAGGCGTTCTTCCGCACCGTGTTCCTCATCCCGGGCGCGGTGTCGTACGTGGTCGCGGCGCTCGTGTGGAAGATGGCGTTGTTCAACGGCTTGCCCTCCGGGGTGGCGAACGCGCTCGGCGGGCTGTTCGGCACCGATCCCGTGCCGTGGCTGTCGCAGACGAGCCCGCCGGTCTACTGGGTCGCGGTGGTCACGCTGCGGCTGTGGTTGCAGGTCGGGCTGTACATGATCCTGTTCCTCGCCGGCCTGCAGGCGATCTCGCCGTCGCTCTACGAAGCGGGTGAGCTCGACGGCACGTCGAAGTGGCAGGCGTTCCGCTACATCACGTTGCCGCAGCTGCGGAACACGTCGGTAGCGGTGCTGCTGCTCATCCTCATCGCGGCGTTCCAGGCGTTCGACGAGTTCTACAACCTGTTCGGCACCGGGCTCACGGGCACGGCGACGGCGCCGGTGAAACCGCCGCTGGTGTACCTCTACGACTCGGCGCTGGGCGACCAGAACTACGGCGTCGGCTCCGCCGGCGCGTTCCTGCTCACCGTGATCATCGTGGCGATCACGTTGCTGCAGGGGAAGTTCGTCGGCTTCGGGAAGAAGGACTGA
- a CDS encoding IclR family transcriptional regulator C-terminal domain-containing protein — MDSDDPVERGAHHVQSLERGLAVIKAFSAEAPHPTLSDVARITGLTRAAARRFLLTLVDLGYVRTDGKYFSLTARVLDLGYAYLSSMSLSEIAQPHLERLSAQVRESSSVSVLEPPDIVYVARVAVSRIMTVSINVGTRFPAYATSMGHVLLADMSPVEFEAYLMVADFDRLTTHTLTDRASLQAELAKVAEQGWAMVDQELEEGLRSVAAPIRDRLGRAVAAVNISTHASRTPIDLVRTDLVPPLLETAKAIAADLAVSTPKVARG, encoded by the coding sequence ATGGACTCCGACGATCCGGTCGAACGCGGCGCGCACCACGTGCAGTCGCTGGAGCGTGGGCTCGCGGTGATCAAGGCGTTCAGCGCTGAGGCACCGCACCCGACGCTCAGCGACGTCGCGCGGATCACCGGGCTGACCCGCGCCGCGGCTCGCCGGTTCCTGCTCACCCTCGTGGACCTCGGCTACGTGCGCACCGACGGCAAGTACTTCTCGCTGACGGCGCGCGTGCTCGACCTCGGGTACGCGTACCTGTCGAGCATGTCGCTCTCGGAGATCGCGCAGCCGCACCTCGAGCGGCTTTCCGCGCAGGTGCGCGAATCCAGCTCGGTGTCGGTGCTGGAGCCGCCGGACATCGTGTACGTCGCGCGCGTAGCGGTCTCGCGGATCATGACCGTGAGCATCAACGTGGGCACGCGCTTTCCGGCTTACGCCACGTCGATGGGCCACGTGCTGCTCGCCGACATGTCCCCGGTGGAGTTCGAGGCGTACCTGATGGTCGCGGACTTCGACCGGCTCACGACCCACACGCTCACCGATCGCGCTTCGCTGCAGGCGGAGCTCGCCAAGGTCGCCGAGCAGGGCTGGGCCATGGTCGACCAGGAACTGGAAGAGGGCCTCCGCTCCGTGGCGGCGCCGATCCGCGACCGCCTCGGCCGCGCGGTGGCCGCCGTCAACATCTCCACCCACGCCAGCCGCACGCCGATCGACCTGGTTCGCACCGATCTCGTGCCCCCGCTGCTCGAAACCGCGAAAGCCATCGCGGCCGATCTCGCGGTGTCGACGCCGAA
- a CDS encoding CoA-transferase subunit beta, whose protein sequence is MSEYTADEMMSIAAARALHEGTSCFVGIGLPSTAANLARRTHAPNLTLIYESGCLGAKPTRLPLSIGDGELADTADAVVSVPEVFNYWLQPGRIDVGFLGAAQLDKFGNINTTVIGTDYHDPKVRLPGAGGAPEIAASCKEVFIVLRQSPRAFVDKVDFITSFGHGTGKGDREKLGLRGAGPTLVITDLGIMRPDPETSELTLTELHPGVELEQVVAATGWKLKAAADLKTTPAPTEKELSLLRELKKAGE, encoded by the coding sequence ATGAGCGAGTACACCGCCGACGAGATGATGAGCATCGCCGCGGCGCGCGCCCTGCACGAGGGCACGTCGTGCTTCGTGGGCATCGGCCTGCCGAGCACCGCGGCGAACCTGGCGCGGCGCACGCACGCGCCGAACCTCACCCTGATCTACGAATCGGGCTGCCTGGGCGCCAAGCCCACCCGCCTGCCGCTGTCGATCGGCGACGGCGAGCTGGCCGACACCGCCGACGCGGTGGTGAGCGTGCCCGAGGTCTTCAACTACTGGCTGCAGCCCGGCCGCATCGACGTCGGTTTCCTCGGCGCCGCGCAGCTCGACAAGTTCGGCAACATCAACACCACGGTCATCGGCACCGACTACCACGATCCGAAGGTCCGCCTCCCCGGTGCGGGCGGCGCGCCGGAGATCGCCGCCTCCTGCAAGGAGGTGTTCATCGTGCTGCGGCAGAGCCCGCGCGCGTTCGTGGACAAGGTCGACTTCATCACCTCGTTCGGCCACGGCACGGGCAAGGGCGACCGCGAGAAGCTCGGCCTGCGCGGCGCGGGCCCGACGCTGGTCATCACCGACCTCGGCATCATGCGGCCCGACCCGGAGACCTCCGAGCTAACGCTGACCGAGCTGCACCCCGGCGTGGAGCTGGAGCAGGTCGTCGCGGCCACCGGGTGGAAACTGAAGGCGGCGGCGGACCTCAAGACGACCCCGGCGCCGACCGAGAAGGAACTGTCCCTGCTCCGCGAACTGAAGAAGGCCGGCGAATGA